A single genomic interval of Corallococcus exiguus harbors:
- a CDS encoding nuclear transport factor 2 family protein — protein MHNRFLALCAVFFLAACAPKRIPGTELEDTGETRAILSVMEKYRAALEARDAKAIQALVSPKFRDDGGTPDDPSDDLTAANLESHLRSLFQKLQNPKVDFNIRRVEFREDDVALAIYYWNASWRMPGLNARPQQDSELEQMVFQKVGGDWKILSGI, from the coding sequence ATGCACAACCGCTTCCTCGCCCTCTGCGCCGTCTTCTTCCTGGCCGCATGCGCCCCGAAGCGCATCCCCGGCACGGAGCTGGAAGACACCGGTGAAACCCGCGCCATCCTCTCCGTGATGGAGAAGTATCGCGCCGCCCTGGAGGCCCGCGACGCGAAGGCCATCCAGGCGCTGGTGTCCCCGAAGTTCCGCGACGACGGCGGCACCCCGGACGACCCGTCTGACGACCTCACCGCCGCCAACCTCGAGTCCCACCTCCGGTCCCTCTTCCAGAAGCTGCAGAACCCCAAGGTGGACTTCAACATCCGCCGCGTGGAGTTCCGCGAGGACGACGTCGCGCTCGCCATCTACTACTGGAACGCGTCCTGGCGCATGCCCGGCCTCAACGCCCGGCCCCAGCAGGACTCGGAGCTGGAGCAGATGGTGTTCCAGAAGGTCGGCGGCGACTGGAAGATCCTCTCCGGCATCTAG
- a CDS encoding TldD/PmbA family protein, translating into MPRALASSRRARPAQLAPPAARQSAASPLLPPGLLERLLAEAMGRGADFAEVYVERTSTTAVVLEEQRIRSAQVGLVQGVGVRVIAGAKVGYAYSDDWDEAALVRAARTAAMIAQGGGSERAYPVKRVPVPSHYRVAQPLEDVAVARKTALLTRANTAARAFDSRIQQVNASYVDQTKRIAVANTTGRFSEDTQDQSRMSVHVVALGKNGERRTGMYGSGGRVSFSYWDGVTPESVAEEAARQAIATLGAVDCVAGPQTVVLAPGWSGILLHEAVGHGLEADFIRKGTSLFAGKLGEKVASELVTVIDDGTVSSARGSINIDDEGVPGERKVLIENGVLKGYLYDQLNAKLMNQRSTGSGRRESFKSLPLPRMTNTFLAPGDHAPEDILKEVKRGLYCATFGGGQVDISNGNFVFEVSEAYQIEDGKLGRPVKNAILIGVGPEALKNISRVGCDPMPDPGMGVCVKDGQMMPVGVGLPTVRIDNVTVGGTKVG; encoded by the coding sequence ATGCCCCGAGCCCTCGCGTCCTCCCGGCGCGCCCGTCCCGCCCAGCTCGCCCCCCCGGCCGCGAGGCAGTCGGCCGCCTCCCCGCTCCTGCCCCCCGGTCTCCTGGAACGTCTGCTGGCGGAAGCCATGGGCCGGGGCGCGGACTTCGCGGAGGTGTACGTGGAGCGCACGTCCACGACCGCCGTGGTGCTGGAGGAGCAGCGCATCCGCAGCGCGCAGGTGGGCCTGGTGCAGGGCGTGGGCGTGCGGGTCATCGCCGGGGCCAAGGTGGGCTATGCCTACTCCGACGACTGGGACGAGGCCGCGCTCGTCCGCGCCGCGCGCACCGCCGCGATGATTGCCCAGGGCGGCGGCTCCGAGCGCGCCTACCCCGTCAAGCGCGTGCCGGTGCCCAGCCACTACCGCGTGGCCCAGCCGCTGGAGGACGTGGCGGTGGCGCGCAAGACGGCGCTCCTCACCCGCGCGAACACGGCCGCCCGCGCCTTCGACTCGCGCATCCAGCAGGTGAACGCGTCCTACGTGGATCAGACCAAGCGCATCGCCGTGGCCAACACCACCGGCCGCTTCAGCGAGGACACGCAGGACCAGTCCCGCATGAGCGTGCACGTGGTGGCGCTGGGGAAGAACGGCGAGCGGCGCACCGGCATGTACGGCAGCGGCGGCCGGGTGTCCTTCAGCTACTGGGACGGCGTGACGCCGGAGTCCGTGGCGGAGGAGGCCGCGCGCCAGGCCATCGCCACGCTGGGCGCGGTGGACTGCGTGGCGGGGCCGCAGACGGTGGTGCTGGCGCCGGGCTGGAGCGGCATCCTCCTGCACGAAGCCGTGGGCCACGGCCTGGAAGCGGACTTCATCCGCAAGGGCACGTCGCTGTTCGCGGGCAAGCTGGGGGAGAAGGTGGCCTCGGAGCTGGTGACGGTCATCGACGACGGCACGGTGTCCAGCGCGCGCGGCTCCATCAACATCGACGACGAGGGCGTGCCCGGCGAGCGCAAGGTCCTCATCGAGAACGGCGTCCTCAAGGGCTACCTCTATGATCAGCTCAACGCGAAGCTGATGAACCAGCGCTCCACGGGCAGCGGCCGGCGGGAGTCGTTCAAGAGCCTGCCCCTGCCGCGCATGACGAACACCTTCCTGGCGCCCGGAGACCACGCGCCGGAGGACATCCTCAAGGAGGTGAAGCGCGGGCTGTACTGCGCCACCTTCGGCGGAGGACAGGTGGACATCAGCAACGGCAACTTCGTCTTCGAGGTCAGCGAGGCCTACCAGATTGAAGACGGCAAGCTGGGCCGCCCGGTGAAGAACGCCATCCTGATTGGCGTGGGGCCAGAGGCGCTGAAGAACATCAGCCGCGTGGGCTGCGACCCGATGCCGGACCCCGGCATGGGCGTCTGCGTGAAGGACGGGCAGATGATGCCCGTGGGGGTGGGCCTGCCCACCGTGCGAATCGACAACGTCACCGTGGGCGGAACGAAGGTCGGCTGA
- a CDS encoding homoserine kinase: MAVYTTLPPEAFTHVAEVWGLGAVRSITPIPQGSINTNHRLETDSGRVFVRHTTVRSPDDLRFEASLLEHLSQAHFPAPVLLVPPGPTPFLELHGGRISVFKWLAGEEYTRDRLTPEVLERLGAELGKLHRVTQSFGGTRANPYGPGVVKGWLEGLSQRPEPELVSVATELERYLSRVEAERQGLEPRGVIHSDLFLDNVKWLGDRVGAFFDFEMACVDAYALDVAVTLNAWCFEGAYQPERCQALLRGYQDARPLSDVEKRALYGHALYGAVRFTTSRIRDYHLSPLGADKLAPKDFRTYLSRARALDDMGPDGLRALVGA, translated from the coding sequence ATGGCCGTCTACACGACACTTCCCCCCGAGGCCTTCACCCACGTGGCGGAAGTCTGGGGCCTGGGGGCGGTGCGCTCCATCACGCCGATTCCCCAGGGATCCATCAACACCAACCACCGGCTGGAGACGGACTCAGGCCGCGTCTTCGTGCGCCACACGACGGTGCGCTCGCCGGACGACCTGCGCTTCGAGGCGTCCCTGTTGGAGCACCTGTCCCAAGCGCACTTCCCCGCGCCGGTGCTGCTGGTGCCTCCGGGGCCCACGCCCTTCCTGGAGCTGCACGGCGGGCGGATCAGCGTCTTCAAGTGGCTGGCCGGCGAGGAGTACACCCGCGACCGCCTCACGCCGGAGGTGCTGGAGCGCCTCGGCGCCGAGCTGGGCAAGCTGCACCGGGTGACGCAGTCCTTCGGGGGCACGCGCGCGAACCCCTACGGCCCTGGCGTGGTGAAGGGCTGGCTGGAAGGCCTGTCCCAGCGGCCGGAGCCGGAGCTCGTCTCGGTGGCGACGGAGCTGGAGCGGTACCTCTCTCGCGTGGAAGCCGAGCGCCAGGGACTGGAGCCCCGGGGCGTCATCCACTCGGACCTCTTCCTGGACAACGTGAAGTGGCTGGGCGACCGCGTGGGCGCCTTCTTCGACTTCGAGATGGCCTGCGTGGACGCGTACGCGCTGGACGTGGCCGTCACCCTCAACGCGTGGTGCTTCGAGGGGGCCTACCAGCCGGAGCGGTGCCAGGCGCTGCTGCGCGGCTACCAGGACGCGCGGCCGCTGTCGGACGTGGAGAAGCGGGCGCTGTACGGCCACGCCCTCTACGGCGCGGTGCGCTTCACCACCAGCCGCATCCGCGACTACCACCTGTCCCCGCTGGGCGCGGACAAGCTCGCGCCCAAGGACTTCCGCACCTACCTGTCCCGCGCGCGGGCCCTGGATGACATGGGCCCGGACGGGCTGAGGGCGCTCGTGGGCGCCTGA
- a CDS encoding tetratricopeptide repeat protein, whose translation METSGRGDWKRREGLGSALAQIGAVAALLAAGVAWYVHQGQVRQEVDAHLRTARSAVLKGNPSDLAMAQQNLEALFALAPDSRDARALAADLQAELWLTHHQPGAEAKAREQLERAETLGSRSGERYGARALLLVGSGQTAEAHKLLEELKSQGANSPRLTLAQARLLQKEGHLSEARQAFARAAEGAWKDPRFSVAYGEALLDEGMFPQAVEAFARATTANPDHLLSRVTSALAQLYAGRPPDGVTALLEEVRSRGKELTPALQARMAVAQAEVSLAKGSPDEALTHVDAALKAWPDEHYALFTRGRALAVKRAPDARQAFEAAAAKRPTAPLLTLEGARLLQAQGDGEGALAMLDAYEKTFREVKVRTADGKELPALDKDDRYWLTRGGVMEAAGRQDDALAAYDKALSARGVGLARAQYAKGALLLARKDFDGAKSLLTAVAPETGAGSMPEAYAALGELLFAQGEFASGCQQHYFSLVRARAQGAPVEQLATRANDIKKRLETSGQPAMAKAWLTEAGPLFQQQSPEAVTR comes from the coding sequence ATGGAAACGTCGGGCCGCGGTGACTGGAAGCGTCGCGAGGGACTGGGCAGCGCCCTGGCCCAGATTGGCGCCGTCGCCGCGCTGCTCGCCGCGGGTGTCGCCTGGTACGTGCACCAGGGGCAGGTGCGCCAGGAGGTGGACGCCCACCTGCGCACGGCGCGCTCCGCCGTGCTGAAGGGCAACCCCAGCGACCTGGCCATGGCGCAGCAGAACCTGGAGGCCCTCTTCGCGCTCGCGCCGGACTCGCGCGACGCGCGGGCGCTGGCCGCGGACCTCCAGGCGGAGCTGTGGCTCACCCACCACCAGCCCGGCGCGGAAGCGAAGGCGCGCGAACAGTTGGAGCGCGCGGAGACGCTGGGCTCGCGCTCCGGTGAGCGCTACGGCGCCCGGGCGCTGCTGCTCGTGGGCTCGGGGCAGACGGCGGAGGCGCACAAGCTGCTGGAGGAGCTCAAGTCCCAGGGCGCCAACAGCCCCCGGCTGACGCTGGCCCAGGCGCGGCTGCTGCAGAAGGAGGGGCACCTCTCGGAGGCCCGCCAGGCCTTCGCGCGCGCGGCGGAAGGGGCCTGGAAGGATCCGCGCTTCTCCGTGGCCTACGGTGAAGCGCTGCTCGACGAGGGGATGTTCCCCCAGGCCGTGGAGGCCTTCGCGCGCGCCACCACCGCGAACCCGGACCACCTGCTGTCGCGGGTGACGTCCGCCCTGGCGCAGCTGTACGCGGGGCGGCCTCCGGACGGCGTGACGGCGTTGCTGGAGGAGGTGCGCTCGCGCGGCAAGGAGCTGACGCCCGCGCTCCAGGCCCGCATGGCGGTGGCCCAGGCGGAAGTCTCCCTGGCGAAGGGCTCCCCGGACGAGGCGCTCACCCACGTGGACGCGGCGCTCAAGGCCTGGCCGGACGAGCACTACGCCCTCTTCACCCGGGGCCGTGCGCTCGCGGTGAAGCGCGCCCCGGACGCCCGCCAGGCCTTCGAGGCGGCGGCGGCGAAGCGGCCCACCGCGCCGCTCCTGACGCTGGAGGGCGCGCGGCTGCTCCAGGCCCAGGGCGACGGCGAGGGCGCGCTGGCCATGCTGGACGCCTACGAGAAGACCTTCCGCGAGGTGAAGGTGCGGACGGCGGACGGCAAGGAGCTGCCCGCGTTGGACAAGGACGACCGGTACTGGCTCACGCGCGGCGGCGTGATGGAGGCGGCCGGCCGTCAGGACGACGCGCTCGCGGCCTACGACAAGGCGCTCTCGGCGCGCGGCGTGGGGCTGGCGCGGGCGCAGTACGCCAAGGGCGCGCTGCTGCTCGCACGCAAGGACTTCGACGGCGCGAAGTCGCTGCTCACCGCCGTGGCTCCGGAGACGGGCGCGGGCAGCATGCCGGAGGCGTACGCGGCGCTGGGCGAGCTGCTCTTCGCCCAGGGCGAGTTCGCCTCCGGGTGCCAGCAGCACTACTTCTCACTCGTGCGCGCCCGCGCCCAGGGCGCGCCCGTGGAGCAGCTGGCCACGCGCGCCAACGACATCAAGAAGCGCCTGGAGACCAGCGGCCAGCCCGCCATGGCCAAGGCCTGGCTCACGGAGGCAGGGCCGCTCTTCCAGCAGCAGTCACCCGAAGCGGTGACGCGTTAG
- a CDS encoding SRPBCC family protein: MHFEKTQYIQGTVDEVERALLDERYFPYLLQHHGVLLELQPQEVRVDGDRVHRKVRYRPKPVISSVGPKKVSPEWFAFIETSTYDKRTKQLTFTNTPTSHTISKMLVNSGVLKLRDLGNGQTERKMEGELSLKVPFLLKPVAMIAEPLIKTEGLKILDGELPVLNRFIAEVIRAK; this comes from the coding sequence ATGCACTTCGAGAAGACGCAGTACATCCAGGGGACGGTGGACGAAGTGGAGCGCGCGCTCTTGGACGAGCGCTACTTTCCGTACCTCCTCCAGCACCACGGCGTGCTGCTGGAGTTGCAGCCCCAGGAGGTGCGCGTCGACGGTGACCGCGTTCACCGCAAGGTGCGCTACCGCCCCAAGCCCGTCATCTCCTCCGTGGGCCCCAAGAAGGTGTCGCCGGAGTGGTTCGCCTTCATCGAGACGTCCACCTACGACAAGCGCACCAAGCAGCTCACGTTCACCAACACGCCCACGTCCCACACCATCTCCAAGATGCTGGTGAACTCGGGCGTGCTGAAGCTGCGCGACCTGGGCAATGGCCAGACGGAGCGCAAGATGGAGGGCGAGCTGTCGCTCAAGGTGCCCTTCCTGCTCAAGCCGGTGGCGATGATTGCCGAGCCGCTCATCAAGACGGAGGGCCTCAAGATCCTCGACGGCGAGCTGCCCGTGCTCAACCGCTTCATCGCTGAAGTCATCCGCGCCAAATAG
- a CDS encoding cyclic nucleotide-binding domain-containing protein, giving the protein MNESSLRELGMDLFEERQFERALAVFAEAVRRVPADHRSRMLASRCLAELGERERAVTAYHACAEGLLRRDYLLSAMAACKLALELSPNERRLKETLYRVHSRAARSAPGRAAVPPPLPPEHLYDGKVDTDLMGLVGEELSNRAIEVLAAPDTGGTADPQSRPPLPLFADLDRDAFLDLVGRMVWRTIKPEEVISREGEPDDHLHVIVAGKAEVTRRTDGEERTLGFLGGGSIFGELALLTGAPPTASVTAVSDSEVFEIRREHLNAVAKSHPAVPQLLADFAQQRMMRNLMANSPLFQQLPESERGAFFQRFTFRALQPGERVLVEGEYSQGLFLVLAGELTVQKEDPAGGMVTLGVLREGDVAGEISLLTGLRATATVSVTRKTAAGWLKREAFQELVTSFPNIRTYLEQLSDRRLKQIGEALRPLEIIDADDMMLEPETGAA; this is encoded by the coding sequence ATGAACGAGTCGTCGTTGCGTGAGCTGGGCATGGACCTGTTCGAGGAGCGCCAGTTCGAGCGCGCCCTCGCCGTCTTCGCGGAGGCCGTTCGCCGCGTGCCCGCGGACCACCGCTCGCGCATGTTGGCGTCCCGGTGTCTGGCGGAGCTGGGGGAGCGCGAGCGCGCCGTCACCGCGTACCACGCGTGCGCGGAGGGGCTGCTGCGCCGCGACTACCTCTTGAGCGCCATGGCCGCGTGCAAGCTGGCCCTGGAGCTGTCGCCGAACGAGCGCCGCCTGAAGGAGACGCTCTACCGCGTGCACTCGCGCGCCGCGCGCAGCGCCCCGGGCCGTGCCGCCGTGCCGCCGCCGCTGCCGCCGGAGCACCTGTACGACGGCAAGGTGGACACGGACCTGATGGGCCTGGTGGGCGAGGAGCTGTCCAACCGCGCCATTGAAGTGCTGGCCGCGCCGGACACCGGCGGCACCGCGGATCCGCAGAGCCGTCCGCCCCTGCCGCTGTTCGCGGACCTGGACCGGGACGCGTTCCTGGACCTGGTGGGGCGCATGGTGTGGCGCACCATCAAGCCGGAGGAGGTCATCAGCCGCGAGGGCGAGCCGGACGACCACCTGCACGTCATCGTCGCCGGCAAGGCGGAGGTGACGCGCCGGACGGACGGCGAGGAACGCACGCTGGGCTTCCTGGGCGGCGGCTCCATCTTCGGCGAGCTGGCGCTGCTCACGGGCGCGCCGCCCACCGCGTCGGTGACGGCGGTGTCGGACTCGGAAGTTTTTGAAATCCGCCGCGAACACCTCAACGCGGTGGCGAAGAGCCACCCGGCGGTGCCGCAGCTGCTGGCGGACTTCGCGCAGCAGCGCATGATGCGCAACCTGATGGCGAACTCGCCCCTGTTCCAGCAGCTGCCGGAGTCGGAGCGGGGCGCGTTCTTCCAGCGCTTCACCTTCCGCGCGCTGCAGCCCGGCGAGAGGGTCCTGGTGGAGGGCGAGTACTCCCAGGGCCTCTTCCTGGTGCTGGCCGGCGAGCTGACGGTGCAGAAGGAGGACCCGGCGGGCGGCATGGTGACGCTGGGCGTGCTGCGCGAGGGCGACGTGGCGGGAGAGATTTCACTGCTCACGGGCCTGAGGGCCACGGCCACGGTGTCGGTGACGCGCAAGACGGCGGCGGGGTGGCTCAAGCGCGAGGCCTTCCAGGAGCTGGTGACGTCCTTCCCCAACATCCGCACGTACCTGGAGCAGCTGTCCGACCGGCGCCTGAAGCAGATTGGCGAAGCGCTGCGCCCGCTGGAAATCATCGACGCGGACGACATGATGCTGGAGCCGGAGACCGGGGCCGCCTGA
- a CDS encoding TIGR02266 family protein has product MSEQKSGSELRTHGRAPIELKVDYKKLNSFFADYTKNISKGGTFIKTKKPLPIGTRFLFKLTVPHREAPFELLGEVVWSKADAEEPGMGIRFIYSSESQRVDFETLVERLMSDSLGSELTEKLLNKPLHPQHP; this is encoded by the coding sequence ATGTCCGAACAGAAGAGCGGATCCGAACTGCGCACCCACGGTCGTGCGCCCATCGAGCTGAAGGTCGACTACAAGAAGCTCAATTCGTTCTTCGCTGACTACACGAAGAACATCAGCAAGGGCGGCACGTTCATCAAGACGAAGAAGCCGCTGCCCATTGGCACGCGCTTCCTCTTCAAGCTGACGGTGCCGCACCGAGAGGCACCTTTCGAACTACTGGGCGAAGTCGTCTGGTCCAAGGCCGACGCGGAGGAGCCCGGCATGGGCATCCGCTTCATCTACAGCAGCGAGTCCCAGCGCGTGGACTTCGAGACGCTGGTGGAGCGGCTCATGTCGGACAGCCTGGGCTCCGAGCTGACCGAGAAGCTGCTCAACAAGCCCCTGCATCCCCAGCATCCATGA
- a CDS encoding DUF192 domain-containing protein, giving the protein MKMRLTFVLAALAFAGGACQEAPAAPPKPAAPAPARPRSKDVSAEDYVMPTLPRAHVRLKDAYGGVHRVEVEVAATGESRTRGLMWRKVLSAGQGMLFIFPDEEVRGFWMRNTLIPLDMLFITSEGRVVGIIENAEPRTLTNRTVGIPSQYVLEVPGGWCQKNGIVRGGTAEFEGVSTIPIMP; this is encoded by the coding sequence ATGAAGATGCGCCTCACGTTCGTCCTGGCGGCGCTGGCCTTCGCGGGCGGCGCGTGTCAGGAAGCGCCCGCCGCGCCTCCGAAGCCCGCCGCGCCCGCTCCGGCGCGTCCCCGGTCCAAGGACGTGTCGGCGGAGGACTACGTGATGCCGACCCTGCCGCGTGCGCACGTGCGGCTGAAGGATGCCTACGGTGGTGTGCACCGCGTGGAGGTGGAGGTGGCCGCCACGGGCGAGTCGCGCACGCGCGGGCTCATGTGGCGCAAGGTGCTGTCGGCCGGGCAGGGCATGCTCTTCATCTTCCCGGATGAAGAGGTGCGCGGCTTCTGGATGCGCAACACGCTCATCCCGTTGGACATGTTGTTCATCACGTCCGAGGGCCGCGTCGTGGGCATCATCGAGAACGCGGAGCCGCGCACGCTGACGAACCGCACGGTGGGCATCCCCAGTCAGTACGTGCTGGAGGTGCCGGGCGGCTGGTGCCAGAAGAACGGCATCGTCCGCGGCGGCACGGCGGAGTTCGAGGGCGTCAGCACCATTCCCATCATGCCGTGA
- a CDS encoding FHA domain-containing protein has protein sequence MPDEDWSAPLSGEDSQDGGDPELYGDAEPVRSRTGETRVASIDDVRPEAEEPAEEEDNSETTRAGPPVLMLVLDGPDKGRKKRFKGVRMVVGRSKDCDFALGDQTVSRRHLELVYGESGVVMRDLGGISGTQVNDQKVDECILKHGDEISVGKTRLRFVDEGELIKEMRAKAESGESDEKKEEKREEKKDPRLDEKTNANYKIADLMRDEKARKTGVPRPRPVRSTAREGFKITFKMKVGAAVGGLVLLMLIAGLAMSGGNKPPPKPVVDPSQARAQELMQRARDKVRDGDYPDAVRFAQEAEKLRVGIDVDGVAKAAQQLQDIMDAFQATRDLMAENRYPDARAKLTGTPQGTARTDEVRKKLEEELDAKEQAYTLSLVEAALTERRPDDARTLIAELPQGTRSLYEEKLTDLVNQLAKEAQQAARQAGVRQAVAAENAKQRRAEFVAEAFQDVERRFNGGDFQRASLEVDRVMDKYRSEADIQARARNLKKLIPQFRSAFEEGQKKYENNSLEASVKPLRRAVEVYRQIGFAGSLGDTLDNELASASVAAGQAAFKRKEFPLAGRSFREALRLNPGDSRARDGLDELQKKVEELYLSAYISRDRDPALATEQFKIVIESSAEGADVKRKAEMALSDLQKAGGS, from the coding sequence GTGCCGGATGAAGACTGGTCCGCGCCACTCTCCGGCGAAGACAGCCAGGACGGGGGAGACCCGGAGCTGTACGGCGACGCGGAGCCCGTTCGCTCGCGCACGGGCGAGACGCGGGTGGCCTCCATTGACGACGTGCGTCCGGAGGCGGAGGAGCCCGCCGAGGAGGAGGACAACTCCGAGACGACGCGCGCCGGCCCCCCGGTGCTGATGCTGGTGCTGGACGGCCCGGACAAGGGGCGCAAGAAGCGCTTCAAGGGCGTGCGCATGGTGGTGGGGCGCAGCAAGGACTGCGACTTCGCCCTGGGCGACCAGACGGTGTCCCGGCGTCACCTGGAGCTCGTCTACGGCGAGAGCGGCGTGGTGATGCGCGATCTGGGCGGCATCTCCGGCACCCAGGTGAACGACCAGAAGGTCGACGAGTGCATCCTGAAGCACGGAGACGAAATCTCCGTGGGCAAGACGCGCCTGCGCTTCGTGGACGAGGGCGAGCTCATCAAGGAGATGCGCGCCAAGGCCGAGTCCGGCGAGTCGGATGAGAAGAAGGAGGAAAAGAGGGAGGAGAAGAAGGACCCGCGCCTGGATGAGAAGACCAACGCGAACTACAAGATCGCGGACCTGATGCGCGACGAGAAGGCGCGCAAGACGGGCGTACCCCGTCCGCGTCCGGTGCGTTCGACGGCGCGCGAGGGCTTCAAGATCACCTTCAAGATGAAGGTGGGCGCGGCGGTGGGTGGCCTGGTGCTCCTGATGCTGATCGCCGGTCTGGCGATGTCCGGCGGGAACAAGCCGCCGCCCAAGCCGGTGGTGGACCCCAGCCAGGCGCGCGCCCAGGAACTGATGCAGCGTGCGCGCGACAAGGTGCGCGACGGCGACTATCCGGACGCGGTGCGCTTCGCCCAGGAGGCGGAGAAGCTGCGCGTGGGCATCGACGTGGACGGCGTGGCCAAGGCGGCCCAGCAGCTCCAGGACATCATGGACGCCTTCCAGGCGACCCGGGACCTGATGGCGGAGAACCGCTACCCGGACGCGCGCGCGAAGCTGACCGGCACGCCGCAGGGCACGGCGCGCACGGACGAGGTGCGCAAGAAGCTGGAGGAGGAGCTGGACGCCAAGGAGCAGGCGTACACGCTGAGCCTCGTGGAGGCCGCGCTGACGGAGCGCCGGCCGGACGACGCGCGCACCCTCATCGCGGAGCTGCCGCAGGGCACGCGCTCGCTCTATGAGGAGAAGCTCACGGACCTGGTGAACCAGCTGGCCAAGGAGGCGCAGCAGGCCGCGCGGCAGGCGGGCGTCCGGCAGGCGGTGGCCGCGGAGAACGCCAAGCAGCGCCGCGCGGAGTTCGTGGCGGAGGCCTTCCAGGACGTGGAGCGCCGCTTCAACGGCGGAGACTTCCAGCGCGCGTCGCTGGAGGTGGACCGGGTGATGGACAAGTACCGGAGCGAGGCGGACATCCAGGCCCGTGCGCGCAACCTGAAGAAGCTCATCCCCCAGTTCCGCTCCGCCTTCGAGGAGGGCCAGAAGAAGTACGAGAACAACTCGCTGGAGGCCTCCGTGAAGCCGCTGCGCCGCGCGGTGGAGGTGTACCGGCAGATTGGCTTCGCGGGCTCGCTGGGCGACACGCTGGACAACGAGCTGGCCTCCGCGTCGGTGGCGGCGGGGCAGGCGGCCTTCAAGCGCAAGGAGTTCCCGCTGGCGGGCCGCAGCTTCCGCGAGGCGCTGCGCCTCAACCCGGGTGACTCGCGCGCCCGCGACGGCCTGGACGAGCTGCAGAAGAAGGTGGAGGAGCTGTACCTGTCGGCGTACATCTCGCGCGACCGCGACCCGGCCCTGGCGACGGAGCAGTTCAAGATCGTCATCGAGTCCTCCGCGGAGGGCGCGGACGTGAAGCGCAAGGCGGAGATGGCGCTGAGCGACCTGCAGAAGGCCGGCGGTTCGTAG
- a CDS encoding TldD/PmbA family protein, with translation MNYEQLAKKVVQRAVKKGAKQAEAYLEVGRQSSVRVREGQIEDLTEATSKGLGIRVIVKDRLGFAYTSDFTPAGLERVVDLAVQLAEAAAPNKLNGLPGAKDLGKRGDTGILFDPKVANLPGDWKIQAALEAERAGRAQDARVVTFDSVSAGDFVAEVYLASSEGTSGGYSGTYVYLVAVPVASQNGQLQTGYWLDYKRFLDDLESPESIGREATKRAVRMLGAKPVKTQQVPVVFDPLVAASFVGNLSQAANGNAVYQQSSVLAPHLGKRLAGKHVTLVDDGLLPRGLATAPFDGEGVPTRRTPILDQGVLSGFLYDAFTARKAKARTTGNASRGYSALPGIGTTNLYLEKGTKTPEELIREVPQGLYVTALLGHGADPVSGDMSCGANGLWIENGELTHPVQEVTVAGHLLQMLKDVDAVGSDLQFRGGSVGAPTVRFRQLTVSGA, from the coding sequence GTGAACTACGAACAGCTCGCGAAGAAGGTCGTTCAGCGCGCCGTGAAGAAGGGCGCGAAGCAGGCGGAGGCGTATCTGGAGGTGGGCCGCCAGAGCAGCGTGCGCGTCCGCGAAGGACAGATTGAGGACCTCACGGAGGCCACCAGCAAGGGCCTGGGCATCCGGGTCATCGTGAAGGACCGGCTGGGCTTCGCGTACACGTCCGACTTCACGCCCGCGGGCCTGGAGCGCGTGGTGGACCTGGCCGTGCAACTGGCGGAGGCCGCCGCGCCCAACAAGCTCAACGGCCTGCCCGGCGCGAAGGACCTGGGCAAGCGCGGCGACACCGGCATCCTCTTCGACCCCAAGGTCGCGAACCTGCCCGGGGACTGGAAGATCCAGGCCGCGCTGGAGGCGGAGCGCGCGGGCCGGGCCCAGGACGCGCGCGTCGTCACCTTCGACTCCGTGTCCGCCGGTGACTTCGTGGCGGAGGTGTACCTCGCGTCCAGTGAGGGCACGTCCGGCGGCTACTCCGGCACGTACGTGTACCTGGTCGCGGTGCCGGTGGCGTCTCAGAACGGGCAGCTCCAGACGGGCTACTGGCTGGACTACAAGCGCTTCCTGGACGACCTGGAGTCCCCCGAGTCCATCGGCCGCGAGGCCACGAAGCGCGCCGTGCGCATGCTGGGCGCGAAGCCGGTGAAGACGCAGCAGGTGCCGGTGGTGTTCGACCCGCTGGTGGCCGCGAGCTTCGTGGGCAACCTGTCCCAGGCCGCCAACGGCAACGCCGTGTACCAGCAGTCCAGCGTGCTCGCGCCCCACCTGGGCAAGCGGCTCGCGGGCAAGCACGTCACGCTGGTGGATGACGGCCTGCTGCCCCGGGGCCTGGCCACCGCGCCGTTCGACGGAGAGGGCGTCCCCACGCGCCGCACGCCCATCCTGGATCAGGGCGTGCTGTCCGGCTTCCTCTACGACGCCTTCACCGCGCGCAAGGCGAAGGCGCGCACCACGGGCAACGCGTCGCGCGGCTACAGCGCGCTGCCGGGCATCGGCACCACCAACCTCTACCTGGAGAAGGGCACCAAGACGCCGGAGGAGCTGATCCGCGAAGTGCCCCAGGGCCTCTACGTCACCGCCCTGCTGGGCCACGGCGCGGATCCGGTGTCCGGGGACATGTCCTGCGGGGCCAACGGCCTTTGGATCGAGAACGGTGAGCTGACCCACCCGGTGCAGGAGGTGACCGTCGCGGGCCACCTCCTCCAGATGTTGAAGGACGTGGACGCGGTGGGCAGCGACCTCCAGTTCCGGGGCGGCAGCGTGGGCGCGCCCACTGTCCGCTTCCGACAGCTCACCGTGTCGGGCGCGTAG